From Vitis vinifera cultivar Pinot Noir 40024 chromosome 14, ASM3070453v1, a single genomic window includes:
- the LOC100259439 gene encoding gibberellin-regulated protein 14 has translation MALKILLLLLASYLLVTKRVSANDEEFGVQATYAKAPVPAPVKTPIPAPPVKPPTVTPNPPAPVVKPPTVVPKPPAPPVSPPTVAPKPPAPVVPKPPTPPANPPTVAPKPPAPPVKPPTVVPKPPSPPVNPPTPKPPASPVKPPTVAPKPPVPPVTPPTTAPMPPVRARLDCIPLCDQRCKAHSRKNICVRACMTCCDRCKCVPPGTYGNREKCGKCYTDMTTHGNKPKCP, from the exons ATGGCTTTGAAAATCCTGCTCCTCCTTCTTGCCTCTTATCTTTTAGTTACAAAAAGG GTCTCGGCCAATGATGAAGAATTCGGCGTACAG GCTACTTATGCCAAAGCTCCAGTACCTGCTCCAGTGAAGACACCCATTCCTGCACCACCGGTCAAGCCTCCTACTGTCACTCCAAATCCCCCTGCTCCTGTGGTGAAGCCCCCCACTGTTGTGCCCAAGCCCCCTGCTCCACCGGTCAGCCCTCCTACTGTTGCTCCGAAGCCACCTGCTCCTGTGGTGCCCAAGCCCCCTACCCCACCTGCCAACCCTCCTACTGTTGCTCCCAAGCCACCTGCTCCCCCAGTGAAGCCTCCTACCGTTGTGCCCAAGCCCCCTTCTCCACCTGTCAACCCTCCTACCCCCAAGCCACCTGCTTCCCCAGTGAAGCCTCCCACTGTTGCACCAAAGCCTCCTGTGCCACCAGTCACGCCTCCTACTACAGCACCAATGCCCCCAGTGAGGGCAAGATTGG ACTGCATCCCACTATGTGATCAGAGGTGTAAAGCACATTCAAGGAAGAACATATGTGTGAGAGCATGCATGACATGCTGTGACCGCTGCAAATGTGTTCCACCAGGAACGTATGGTAACAGGGAGAAGTGTGGCAAGTGCTACACTGACATGACCACTCACGGCAACAAACCCAAGTGCCCTTAA
- the LOC100264617 gene encoding uncharacterized protein LOC100264617, which produces MFPLMNHKRDNPKLVDSEGNKPNPNCGNAKPSQNPEEAHKSMATIAAVSSLSSICKTSIHCHGASRHSSSFMKFPVHRNCAANCFGRLTVKNENRSHGSRKIRSVAEETLVPEEEGEEGEEGSSVDQPVSVPVSPSDILTMFFQAEGTMNETAIPTVTKALEETEGITTLKVQVVEGIASVALTKQTTVQATGVASSLVETIQGSGFKLQTLNLSFEDEEDIIE; this is translated from the exons ATGTTCCCGTTGATGAACCATAAACGTGATAACCCAAAGCTTGTGGATAGCGAGGGAAATAAACCGAACCCCAACTGTGGAAACGCAAAACCCTCCCAAAATCCTGAGGAAGCCCACAAATCAATGGCTACGATTGCTGCAGTTTCGTCTCTATCTTCAATCTGCAAAACCAGCATCCACTGCCATGGAGCTTCCCgccattcttcttcttttatgaAGTTTCCGGTTCACAGAAACTGTGCCGCCAATTGTTTCGGCCGTTTAACAGTGAAGAATGAGAACCGGTCCCACGGAAGCAGAAAGATTAGGTCGGTGGCAGAAGAAACCCTAGTtccagaagaagaaggagaagaaggagaagaagggtCATCGGTCGACCAGCCCGTTTCGGTCCCGGTCTCGCCTTCTGACATCCTCACCATGTTCTTTCAG GCTGAAGGGACCATGAATGAAACAGCTATTCCTACAGTGACCAAGGCTTTAGAG GAAACAGAAGGCATTACCACTTTGAAGGTTCAGGTTGTTGAGGGTATTGCAAGTGTTGCG TTAACAAAACAGACGACAGTACAAGCTACTGGCGTGGCTTCTAGTTTGGTTGAGACCATACAAGGTTCAGGCTTCAAGTTACAGACATTGAATTTGAGTTTTGAGGATGAAGAGGACATCATTGAGTAG